One Xylanibacillus composti genomic window carries:
- a CDS encoding response regulator transcription factor has translation MAKTILIVEDQQVLREIMKEYLTDEGYQVLEAGDGRLALELFQEHDVQLVILDIMLPELDGWSVCRRIRKVSNVPILMLTSRSEEDDTLLGFELGADDYVIKPCSPPILLARSKRLLESRPIHGLRDMLIGGGIAIHLPSRTVSINGEKISLTHTEYEILTYLMENKGILLSREQLITKIWGYDFDGEDRTLSSHIRNLRAKLGEHAKHIVTVVRSGYRFEERP, from the coding sequence ATACTTGACGGATGAAGGATATCAAGTACTTGAGGCGGGCGACGGAAGGCTGGCGCTTGAGTTATTTCAAGAGCACGATGTGCAGCTGGTCATCCTGGATATTATGTTGCCGGAATTGGACGGATGGTCGGTATGCAGGCGAATTCGCAAAGTTTCGAACGTCCCGATCCTGATGTTAACCTCCCGTTCGGAAGAGGATGACACGTTGCTCGGATTCGAACTCGGGGCGGATGATTATGTCATCAAACCATGCAGTCCGCCTATCTTGCTGGCTCGCAGCAAGCGGTTGCTGGAAAGTCGGCCGATACACGGGCTGAGGGATATGCTGATCGGAGGAGGGATTGCGATTCACTTGCCCTCGCGAACGGTCTCTATAAATGGGGAGAAGATCAGCCTGACGCACACAGAATACGAAATTCTGACTTACCTGATGGAAAACAAAGGAATCCTCTTGTCCCGGGAACAGCTCATTACGAAAATTTGGGGCTATGATTTCGACGGAGAAGATCGCACACTCAGCAGCCATATCCGCAATTTGCGAGCCAAGCTGGGCGAGCATGCGAAGCATATCGTCACCGTCGTTCGTTCCGGGTATAGGTTCGAGGAACGGCCATGA